In Catenulispora sp. EB89, the genomic window GCGTCGGCGCGCTCGGTCGCCACCAGCCGGATCTGCCCCGCCGGGATGTCCAGGACGACGGTGACCGGGCTCGGGGTCTGGAACGTCTGCATCATGCTCTCCTAGGTCGTGGTGTCTGCGAGTCCGGGTGGCCCGCTGTCACGTCTTCGACTTTCGAGGGCTGTGCTGACACGGACCTGACGTCGTCCTGACAGGGGCGCTGACAGCGCGGGATCAGCGTGCCGGCGACGTCGGAACCTGCGCGGACGCCGCGATGGCGATCTCGTGGTCGACGTCGGAGGACGGTGCGCCGGAGACGCCGAGCGCGCCGATCACCCGGCCGTCGGCGTGGATGAGGACGCCACCGCCGTAGGGCACCAGCGAGCGCGATCCGGCCAGGACGAGGCCGGTGCCGAACAGCGGACCGCCGGGCTGGATGGCCGGGGTGAGGTTGGTGGTGTCCCCGCCGATGCTGACGGCGGTGAAGGCCTTGCCGATCGCGGTGTCGATGGTGATCAGGTTCGCGCCGTCGGTGCGGGCGAAGGCGACCAGGTTGCCGCCGGTGTCCACGACGGCGAAGGCGGCGGCGACGCCGCGCTCGTCGGCCAGGCCGCGGGCAGCGGCGGTGAGGGCTTCGGCCTGGGTGAGGCTGATGTTCGCGGTGACGTTCACGGAGAGGGTCCCCCTGCTGAGTCGCGGCATGCCCGGTGGCGGTCCGCGTGGTGACTTCAGCGTGGCGCGAGCGGTGAGGACGTGGGGAGAGCGTGCTTGACCTGGTGTCAGCGCCACCAGGATCGGACGCGGTTCCTAAGAACGCCGCCGAGGCGTATCGCGCGTCCCGTACTTCCAGCCGGTCATACACACCTCAAGCTGCTCGTCGTCCAGCGGCTCGGGGGCGAGTGAGAACGTGTCCCCGGCGGCCCGTGCGCGCAGCCCGTCCAGCATCACCGCCAGGTGCCGGCGCCAGACCTCCGGGTCGGCCGGGGCGGTGAAGTCGACCACGCCGACGGCCGAGATCAGCAGCACGCCGACATCGGTCGCGACCACGTCCGGACGGAGGTCGCCCTCGATCTTGGCGCGGTCGATCATCTCGTAGAGCGCGGGCTCCACGGTCTCCCGGACGACCTCCTCCTTGTCCAACTCGCACTCTTCGAGGTACTTCTGCCGCGACAGCATCAGGTCGCGCAGGGCCTTGTCGCGGCCCTGGGACTCCAGCATCGCCGTCATGAAGTGGACCAGGCCGTCCCAGGCGCGGGGCAGGGACATCGATTCGGCGACGATGCGCTCGATGGAGGTGAGCATGTCGGCGAACAGGGCGTCGATCAGGGCGTCGCGGTTCGGGAAGCGGCGGTAGACGGTGCCGACGCCCAGGCCCGCCTCGTGCGCCACCTCATCGAGTGACGCCTCCAGGCCGCGGTGGGCGAAGACGGTCTTCGCGGTGTCCAGGATGAGCTGCCGGTTACGTTCGGCGTCCCTGCGCAGCGGACGGCTCGCGGGCGGGCCCGGCACCCCGGCGGGTGTCGCCACCTCGGTCTTCGCGTTCGTCACGGCTTGCTCCTGCCCATGGCGGCACCTCCGGACGGAGGGCCAGGTGAATCTTAGACGCAGTTAAATGGAACACCCCTCTCCATGTGGAGGCAAGTCCTCCACATTGCTGGTACAGTCGATCCGGTAAGTGGAAGAGGCACCTCCGGATGCAGGGGACGAGAACCATGGCAGATGTCACGACGACGGGAGCGGGTGCGCAGACAGCCGACGCCCCACCTTCCGTCTCCACCGACCCCCACCACGCCAGGCGCTGGTTCATTCTGGGGATCATCGGTCTGGCCCAGCTGATGATCGTGCTCGACGTGACCATCGTGAACATCGCGCTGCCGGACGCGCAGAAGGCGCTGGGCTTCTCCAACGGCGACCGGCAGTGGATCGTCACCGCCTACTCCCTGGCCTTCGGCAGCCTCCTGCTGCTGTTCGGCCGCGTGTCCGACGTCATCGGCCGGCGCGCCATGTTCCTGATCGGCCTGGTCGGCTTCGCCGCGGCCTCCGCGCTGGGCGGCGCCGCACCGAACTTCGAGATCCTGGTGCTCGCGCGGGCGCTGCAGGGTGTCGCAGGAGCCATGCTCGCCCCGGCCGCGCTGTCGCTGCTGTCCACGACCTTCACCGAGGCCAAGGAGCGCGCCACCGCGTTCGCCGTGTTCGGCGGCATCGCCGGGTCCGGCGCCGCGATCGGCATGCTGCTCGGCGGGGTGCTGACCGAGTTCCTGAACTGGCGCTGGACGCTGTTCGTCAACGTCGGCATCAGCGTGATCGCGATCGCCGGCGCCGCCGTCCTGATCCCGCGGCACGCGCGCAGCGCCGACCGGCCCTCGCTTGACATCCCCGGCACGGTCCTGGTCTCGGCCGGCCTGTTCGGCATCGTCTACGGCTTCGCCAACGCCGAGTCCCACCCGTGGAGCGCCCCGGGCACGTGGGGCTTCCTGGCCGCCGGCGTGATCCTGCTGGTCGCGTTCACCGTCTGGCAGACCCGCACCAAGCACCCGCTGCTCCCGCTGCGCGTCATCCTGGAGCGCAACCGCGGCGGCTCCTACCTGGCGATGTTCCTGACCGGCATCGGCATGTTCGGCGTCTTCCTGTTCCTGAACTACTACCTGCAGGAGATCCTGAAGTACTCCCCGGTGATGACCGGCGTCGCCTTCCTGCCGATGGTCGCCGCCCTGATGATCACCGCGACGATCAGCACCACCCAGCTCTACCCGCGGATCGGCGCGAAGATCCTGGTCTTCGTCGGCATGCTGATGGCCGGCGGCGGCATGGTCTGGCTCACCGGTATCAGCCTGAGCTCCAGCTACGTCTCGAACATCCTCGGCCCGATCGTGGTCATCGGCATCGGCATGGGCGCCATCTTCGCCCCGGCGATGAACGCCGCCACCTCCGGCGTCGAGGCCCGCGACGCGGGCGTCGCCTCGGCGATGGTGAACACCGCGCAGCAGATCGGCGGCTCGATCGGCACCGCGCTGCTCAACTCGCTGGCCGCCACCGCGCTGACCAACTACCTGGTCGGCAAGAACGCCGGTAGCCCGGTGGTGCAGGCGAACGCCGCGATCCACAGCTACGTGGTCGCGTTCTGGTGGGCCGCTGCGATCTTCGGCGTCGGCGCCTTCATCTGCGGCCTGATCCTGAAGTCCGGCAAGCCCGACCCGGCGGACCCGGACGCGGCTCCGGCGATCCACGCTTAGTGGTTCGGGACGTGGTTCGGGACGTGTAGCAGTACAGCAGTACGCGAACGCAAGGCGCGGTCAGGCGGTGTTCACCGCCTGACCGCGCCTTCTGCTGTGCGTGGGGGAGTTCCTTGCTGTGCCCGGCTTGCTACCCGCCTAGCCGGCGACCTTCGGGCCGAGGGTGTTCAGCGCCTTCTGCACCAGAGCCTGCGCGTTGTTGCTCAGGTTGGCGTTGGTGCCGTTCACGACCCACGACGAACCGGAGAAGATCACGACGGTCACGCCGTTGTCCACGCCGCCGGTCGTGCCGCTGCTCGGGATGCCGAGCAGCGAGGCCGCCTTCACCGACGCCTCGCCGAGCTCGCGCGAGTCGTTGCTCGAGGTGGTCTGGTCGTTCCCGGTCTGGGTGTCACCGAAGATCGCGCCGATGACCTTGCTCTTGTAGAAGACCAGCGCGAACTGGCGGCCCGAGATGCCGTGCTCCTTGTAGAAGAAGTGCGGGCACGGGGACTTCTTGTCCCAGCAGTCGTCGCCCAGAACGTAGAACGGCACGTGGTGCGCAGCGAGCTGCTTGCCGTTGCTGTCCTGGAACGTCGTGTCGCCCTGGTGGTCCGGATCCGGGTCCGGGTCGCTGCCGTCGTCGTCGATGGCCATGCTCGAGGAGTAGGCGTAGACGCCGGTCGCGACCTGGTACACGTTCACGTTCATGGCCCGCGTCATCGTGTTGATGTGGGGCTTGGTGTTGACCTTCGTCGAGGTCGTCGAGTGGGTCTTGACACCGGCCAGGACCTGGGCGGCCGTGTAGTTGGTGCTCGCCGCGGCGGCCGGCGCCACGACACTGTGGGTGGTCGCGGCGGCGTGGGGGACCGCGGCGTGTGCGTTCGCGACAGCGAACTGGGTGGCGAGCGCGAGAGCTCCGGCGGATGCCAGAGCTATGCGCATTCGGGTCGACGACATGGGGTGGTGGCCCTCCGCTTCTCGTCAGTAAAGTTTCCTAACGAGAATCGAAGCACCGTCGCACCCCGTTGCGCAATCATCCGCCACTTGATCATCTTTAATTTACTTTTATTTGGTGTAGGCGGGCATTTCTTGATCTTGCCGGGAAGACGATCTTCACTGAACGTCGGTCAAGCCTCGGCCCGGGGGGCCGTCGACGTCTCGCGGCCCGCGCTGATCACGCGGACCACTGTCGAAGTGGTTCTCAGTGTTCTGAGCTGACCTCGCGGCCCAGTTGGCCGCCGGCGCGCATGACCGGTATCGGCCAAGCGAATCAGAGGTTTTACCCCGACTTTGCCGACGTGTCCGAAAGCCGGGTGCCACACTCCGGGAGGTATAGACCAACAGGTCTATACCTCCTTTGGCCGTCATCCCCGGCCAGGGCGAAACGCACAAGAACCCCCAGCTCATCCACAGTTAGGGAGGCATCCATGCGTTCATCAAGGCTCTTCGGTTTCCTCGCGGTGGTCGCGCTCGCCGTCACGACCGGCATCGGGAGCGCGCAGGCCGCGACGCCAGCGCACATCCGCCACACCGGCCGGGCCCACCCCGTCAGCGCGGTCAGCCTGCCGGCCAAGCAGCTCCAGCACTTCTCGCATCTGCTGCATTCGCAGAAGCCTGCAAAGGGCGTCCACCCGGACAACCAGACCAGCACCAACTGGGCCGGCTACGCCGCCGACAACGGGACGTTCACCACCGTCACCTCCAGCTGGGTCGAGCCCGACGTCTCGTGCACGTCCGGCGGCATCGTCGCGTTCTGGATCGGCCTGGACGGCTGGGGCAGCGACTCGGTCGAGCAGGACGGCACCGGCGTGGACTGCTCCAGCGGCTCGCCGCAGCAGTTCGCCTGGTGGGAGACGTACCCCGCGAACAGCATCCAGGAGTACGGCGACCCGGTGGCCGCCGGCGACTCGCTCACCTCGACGGTGGCCGACACCGGGGGCGGGCAGTACCAGATGGTGCTGACCGACAACAGCCAGGGCTGGACCGAGAACCAGACCGTCGGCGCCTCCGGCTCCGACGCCAGCGCCGAGGTCATCGCCGAAGCGGTGACCTCCGGCAGCGACGTCACGCCGCTCCCGAACTTCTCCTCGGTGAACTTCACCGGCTCGACGTTCAACAACGGGTCCATGTCCGGCGCCGGCGCGCAGGGCATCGACATGACGGACAGCAGCGGAAACGTGATCGCCACGACCGGTCCGGACGACGGCAACGGGGACTTCACCGTCACGTACGGCGGCTAGTGGCTGAATCATTCTCGCCCAGCAGGGACTGCGGGTGGCGGACCTTCGGGAGGTCCGCCACCCGCAGCGTTCTTATGCGGATGCGCTGCGGTTCTAACGGAAGCCGGCTACGTAGCGGCGCTGCCACGGCGTCTCGACGGCGTGCCGGTCATAGTGTTCGCGCACGTAGGCGACGGCCGATTCCGGCGGTATGCCATTGAGCACTGCGATACACGCCAGTGCGGTCCCGGTGCGTCCGCGTCCGCCGGCACACGCAACCTCGACGCGTTCGGTCTCGCAGCGTTGCCAGGCTTCCACGAATCCCTCGCGCGCCGCTGTCCGATCTGCCGGGAGACGGAAATCGGGCCAGCGGATCCACCGGCTCTCCCACGCGACCTCCGGCGGGCTTTTGCCCAGCAGATACAACGCGAGAGTCGGCTCCGGGCCTTCGGGTATCGGGTGGCTCAGGCCGCGTCCGCGGAGCAGTCGGCCGGATGGCAGGCGGAGTACGCCGTCGGCTGTCGGATCCCAGGGTTCTGCCATAGTGCGATGTTAGGAGAACTCGTCGTCGGTATTGGTGTAGGCGACCGTCACGATTCCCGGTGTGCTGACCAGTTGCTCGGTCAGCGCGTTGGCGTTCCCGCGTCCGTGCAGCGTGAGCACGACCTCCACGGTGTGCGGACGCCCGGCTTGGTCACGCGTGCCGTCCCGGTCGTTCCGGTCGTCCCGGTCCGTACGGCCGTCACGCCCCGCGCCGCTGAACGACGCGACGAAGAAGCCGGCGCCGGTGCACACGTCGAGCACCGTGCGCAGCAAGCCTCTGCCGTCGAGGTACTCGATACGGTAGGTCACCGGTGGTGTACGGAGCGCTGGCATCCAGTGCGTCAGCGGGCGCAAGCCGTAGCACACCACGAAGTAGGCGACGGTCGTGAGCAGCGCGAGCAGGCCCAGGCCGGCTCCCGCCGCGGCGCCGACGCCGGCCGTCAGCCACATCCCGGCCGCCGTGGTCAGCCCGCGGACGGCGTCGCGCCGCATGAAGATCACGCCGCCGCCGATGAAGCCCAGGCCGGAGACGATCTGCGCGGCGACCCGCGAGGGGTCCAGCATGACCCGTCCTGGTTGGATGACGTCGGTGAAGCCGTATTTGCTCACCAGCACGAACAGCGCGGCTCCCAGGCCGATGATCGTATACGTGCGCAGTCCTGCGGCCTTCTGGCGGATCTCGCGCTCCAGTCCGATCGCCGAGGACAGCACCAGCGCCACCACCAGCTCTCCGACCTGCGTCCAGCCCTGGCCCGTCGGTTCCTCCCACAAGATCGATGTGCTCATTCCGCCATCATGCCCGGTGTGCCGGTGCTCACATGTGAGCGTCAGGCCTCGAATAATGAACAAGGTTCACGTATGGTGGATTCTTTGTGTGCCGTCGGGCTCTCGGCGGCCGATGTACGGGGAGGTGTGGCCGCCCTGAAAGCGCTGAAGAAACCGGAGCGCCATGCGGCCCGGCAGGCCTGGAGGCTGCCCGGCAGCGATCTGGACCGGATGTTCACGCTGGTGCGCGAGGTCGGGCAGGTGGAGCTGAAGTTCACCGTGGCCGAGGAGTCGCATGACGCCGTGCGCGCATTGCTCGGTATCGGAGTCGAGCGTGTACGGAACGTGTACTACCTCGACACGCCCGACCTGACGCTGCGCCGGCACGGAGTGCTGGCGCGTGTACGCGGCGGCGAGCGGCCCAACGACTCCGTGGTCAAGCTGCGGCCGATAGACCCCGACCGGGTCCCGACCGCAATGCGGCGCTGCGAGGACTTCAGCGTCGAGGTGGACGTGACGCCGGACAGCTTCGTCTGCTCCGGGGCGCTCAAGCTGCGCCTGGGCCGGAACTCCGTCGAACGCGCCGTGGAGGACCGCAGCCGGCTGCGGACGCTGTTCTCCGACGACCAGATCGCGCTGATGGACAGCCGGCTGGCCGGCCGCGTCACCATCGACGAGCTGGACGCGCTGGGCCCGGTCGAGGTGCACCGCACCCGGCCGCGCGACGGCGAACCGGGTGACGGTCTGGAGCTTCAGGAGTGGATGTACCCGGACGATTCGCGGCTGCTCGAGGTGTCGACGCGTTGCACGTCGACGGACCTGCTGCAGACCGCGCTGGACGCGAAGGCGCTGCTGGACCTGCACCGGATCACGCAGTCGGGGCCGTGCCCGACCAAGGCCGACACGACGTTGGACTACTTCACGCGGCAGTGAGGCGCTTGGTGCGGCGCCGGAATGGCAGCGCTTGCCGCGGAACCGGCGCTGGCACCCGAACCGGCGCCAGCACCGCGATCGCCGGCCTCGCCACCCTCACCGGTGCACCTTCGGCAGCGCCAGCGTCGCCAGCGTTGTGGCCGCCAGCAGCGCCACCGCGATCAGCAGGCTGAGGTGCATCCCGGTCACGAAGCCGCCGTGCTGCGCGACCAGCGCGCCGAAGCCGGCCACCGCGAGCGCCCCGCCGGTCTGCCGGAACGAGTTGAGCACGCCGCCGGCCAGGCCGGCCCGCTCCGGCGCGATCCCGCCGAGCATCATCGCGGTCAGCGAGGGCACCGCGAAGCCGAGGCCGCCGGCCAGCGGCAGCAGCAACAGCGCGAGGGCCGTGGCGCTCGTGTGGCCGTTCACCACCAGCAGCATCAGCAGTCCGGCCGCGCAGGCGAGCTGTCCGACGAGGACCGGCGTGCGCGCGCCCCAGCGGGCGGCGGCCCGGGCGGAGAGCAGGTTGGTGACCGTGCACAGGACGGCGGTCGGCACGAAGACCAGCCCGGCGCCGACCGCGGAGCGTCCCAGAACGTCCTGCGCGAACAGCCCGAAGACGAAGATCAGGCCCTGGTACGCGGCGTTGATGACGAAGCCGACTGCCAGGCAGACCGCGACGACCCGGTCGCGCAGCAGCCCCAGCGGCAGCATCGGCTCCTTCGTCCGGCGCTCGACCGCCACGAACGCGCTCATGGACACCAGCGCCACCAGCAGACTCCCCCAGGACTGCGGCCGGCCGAATCCGGAGGCGCCCCCGGAGATGACGCCGTAGGTCAGGGTGGCCAGGCCCAGGATCGCGGTGACCTGGCCCGGCAGGTCGAGCGGGGCCGGACGCC contains:
- a CDS encoding MFS transporter: MPIADTTQDVQRAQRAQDTDRPHDRSQTDNATPRTTSPRTTSPKLTLFAALLGFVMIAVDTSAVNVGLPAVGRGLGGSTAGLQWIVDAYTLMFAALLLSAGAFSDRLGASRLYAGGAAAFTLASAACGLAPDLGFLIAARLVQGSAAALMLPSSLALVRQAFPDAKARATAIAQWTMAGAAATAVGPVLGGALTSSVSWRSIFFLNLPVGLVILAAMRRTERSVRRPAPLDLPGQVTAILGLATLTYGVISGGASGFGRPQSWGSLLVALVSMSAFVAVERRTKEPMLPLGLLRDRVVAVCLAVGFVINAAYQGLIFVFGLFAQDVLGRSAVGAGLVFVPTAVLCTVTNLLSARAAARWGARTPVLVGQLACAAGLLMLLVVNGHTSATALALLLLPLAGGLGFAVPSLTAMMLGGIAPERAGLAGGVLNSFRQTGGALAVAGFGALVAQHGGFVTGMHLSLLIAVALLAATTLATLALPKVHR
- a CDS encoding protein phosphatase; amino-acid sequence: MAEPWDPTADGVLRLPSGRLLRGRGLSHPIPEGPEPTLALYLLGKSPPEVAWESRWIRWPDFRLPADRTAAREGFVEAWQRCETERVEVACAGGRGRTGTALACIAVLNGIPPESAVAYVREHYDRHAVETPWQRRYVAGFR
- a CDS encoding glycoside hydrolase family 75 protein, which encodes MSSTRMRIALASAGALALATQFAVANAHAAVPHAAATTHSVVAPAAAASTNYTAAQVLAGVKTHSTTSTKVNTKPHINTMTRAMNVNVYQVATGVYAYSSSMAIDDDGSDPDPDPDHQGDTTFQDSNGKQLAAHHVPFYVLGDDCWDKKSPCPHFFYKEHGISGRQFALVFYKSKVIGAIFGDTQTGNDQTTSSNDSRELGEASVKAASLLGIPSSGTTGGVDNGVTVVIFSGSSWVVNGTNANLSNNAQALVQKALNTLGPKVAG
- a CDS encoding TetR/AcrR family transcriptional regulator gives rise to the protein MTNAKTEVATPAGVPGPPASRPLRRDAERNRQLILDTAKTVFAHRGLEASLDEVAHEAGLGVGTVYRRFPNRDALIDALFADMLTSIERIVAESMSLPRAWDGLVHFMTAMLESQGRDKALRDLMLSRQKYLEECELDKEEVVRETVEPALYEMIDRAKIEGDLRPDVVATDVGVLLISAVGVVDFTAPADPEVWRRHLAVMLDGLRARAAGDTFSLAPEPLDDEQLEVCMTGWKYGTRDTPRRRS
- a CDS encoding adenylate cyclase codes for the protein MAALKALKKPERHAARQAWRLPGSDLDRMFTLVREVGQVELKFTVAEESHDAVRALLGIGVERVRNVYYLDTPDLTLRRHGVLARVRGGERPNDSVVKLRPIDPDRVPTAMRRCEDFSVEVDVTPDSFVCSGALKLRLGRNSVERAVEDRSRLRTLFSDDQIALMDSRLAGRVTIDELDALGPVEVHRTRPRDGEPGDGLELQEWMYPDDSRLLEVSTRCTSTDLLQTALDAKALLDLHRITQSGPCPTKADTTLDYFTRQ
- a CDS encoding G1 family glutamic endopeptidase, whose product is MRSSRLFGFLAVVALAVTTGIGSAQAATPAHIRHTGRAHPVSAVSLPAKQLQHFSHLLHSQKPAKGVHPDNQTSTNWAGYAADNGTFTTVTSSWVEPDVSCTSGGIVAFWIGLDGWGSDSVEQDGTGVDCSSGSPQQFAWWETYPANSIQEYGDPVAAGDSLTSTVADTGGGQYQMVLTDNSQGWTENQTVGASGSDASAEVIAEAVTSGSDVTPLPNFSSVNFTGSTFNNGSMSGAGAQGIDMTDSSGNVIATTGPDDGNGDFTVTYGG
- a CDS encoding MFS transporter codes for the protein MADVTTTGAGAQTADAPPSVSTDPHHARRWFILGIIGLAQLMIVLDVTIVNIALPDAQKALGFSNGDRQWIVTAYSLAFGSLLLLFGRVSDVIGRRAMFLIGLVGFAAASALGGAAPNFEILVLARALQGVAGAMLAPAALSLLSTTFTEAKERATAFAVFGGIAGSGAAIGMLLGGVLTEFLNWRWTLFVNVGISVIAIAGAAVLIPRHARSADRPSLDIPGTVLVSAGLFGIVYGFANAESHPWSAPGTWGFLAAGVILLVAFTVWQTRTKHPLLPLRVILERNRGGSYLAMFLTGIGMFGVFLFLNYYLQEILKYSPVMTGVAFLPMVAALMITATISTTQLYPRIGAKILVFVGMLMAGGGMVWLTGISLSSSYVSNILGPIVVIGIGMGAIFAPAMNAATSGVEARDAGVASAMVNTAQQIGGSIGTALLNSLAATALTNYLVGKNAGSPVVQANAAIHSYVVAFWWAAAIFGVGAFICGLILKSGKPDPADPDAAPAIHA
- a CDS encoding heme-binding protein codes for the protein MNVTANISLTQAEALTAAARGLADERGVAAAFAVVDTGGNLVAFARTDGANLITIDTAIGKAFTAVSIGGDTTNLTPAIQPGGPLFGTGLVLAGSRSLVPYGGGVLIHADGRVIGALGVSGAPSSDVDHEIAIAASAQVPTSPAR
- a CDS encoding MgtC/SapB family protein, whose translation is MSTSILWEEPTGQGWTQVGELVVALVLSSAIGLEREIRQKAAGLRTYTIIGLGAALFVLVSKYGFTDVIQPGRVMLDPSRVAAQIVSGLGFIGGGVIFMRRDAVRGLTTAAGMWLTAGVGAAAGAGLGLLALLTTVAYFVVCYGLRPLTHWMPALRTPPVTYRIEYLDGRGLLRTVLDVCTGAGFFVASFSGAGRDGRTDRDDRNDRDGTRDQAGRPHTVEVVLTLHGRGNANALTEQLVSTPGIVTVAYTNTDDEFS